One window from the genome of Nicotiana tomentosiformis chromosome 5, ASM39032v3, whole genome shotgun sequence encodes:
- the LOC104089931 gene encoding zinc finger BED domain-containing protein DAYSLEEPER-like, translating to MINGIGRCLCEWKINKIFTVTVDNASSNDVTIKELSNQLTKIGTNLMNGELLSSDWENVKRIIKFLEIFYLPTLKISESRYVALNIHFLKICAVAVYLKQLIANEDTVLSEMAKKMKKKFNKYWGDTGKMNKIIFMSYILDPRYKLESVGYALVKMFGEDPGATIQAEVKKCMTSLFSEYEKSSSKGVVLASSSDCSLLDTSTSGLSGSQILKNSDLSMLLQFPLSLSLLSIWRRSLVVVACDSLISALDWKPLVSNESFEEFSNLYLQTKFSKQRNGVTFEVMVKGKQDGKVASAGKQVKIYLIAKLRGDKNVVKEFEHWH from the exons ATGATAAATGGTATTGGTAGGTGCTTATGTGAGTGGAAGATAAATAAGATCTTCACCGTCACAGTTGATAATGCAAGCTCAAATGATGTGACAATAAAAGAATTGTCTAATCAATTAACAAAAATAGGAACTAATTTGATGAACG GTGAACTTTTGAGTAGTGATTGGGAGAATGTAAAAAGAATTATAAAGTTTCTTGAAATCTTCTATCTTCCTACTTTGAAAATATCTGAATCACGTTATGTTGCATTGAATATTCATTTTCTTAAAATTTGTGCGGTTGCTGTTTATTTGAAGCAATTGATAGCAAATGAAGATACAGTTTTAAGTGAAATGGCAAAGAAGATGAAAAAAAAGTTTAATAAGTATTGGGGTGATACAGGGAAAATGAACAAGATAATTTTCATGTCATATATTTTGGATCCACGTTACAAGCTCGAATCAGTTGGCTATGCACTTGTAAAGATGTTTGGTGAAGATCCGGGGGCAACTATACAAGCAGAAGTGAAGAAGTGCATGACTTCATTATTTAGTGAGTATGAAAAGTCCAGCTCAAAAGGTGTCGTGCTTGCTTCATCTTCAGATTGTTCTTTATTGGACACTTCTACTTCCGGGCTTTCTGGCAGTCAA ATACTGAAAAATAGTGATTTAAGCATGT TATTGCAATTTcctctctccctctccctcttATCGATATGGCGCAGATCGCTAGTCGTCGTAGCTTGCGACTCCCTCATCTCGGCTCTCGATTGGAAGCCACTTGTCTCCAACGAATCTTTCGAGGAGTTCAGCAACCTCTATCTCCAAACAAAATTCAGCAAG CAACGAAATGGAGTGACTTTTGAGGTGATGGTGAAGGGAAAACAAGATGGAAAAGTAGCTTCCGCAGGAAAGCAG GTCAAAATTTATTTAATTGCTAAATTAAGAG GTGACAAGAACGTGGTAAAGGAATTTGAACATTGGCATTGA